In Turicibacter sanguinis, a genomic segment contains:
- a CDS encoding GNAT family N-acetyltransferase — translation MLNHTGTKVIETPRLILRPFKISDASMMYQNWASDDEVTKYLTWPTHSDIFVTKTILQMWVEGYKNKDYYQWAIELKKTGEVIGSLSLFNINNHDENAEVGYCISRDYWNQGIVTEAFNGLIKLAFEEIGFARLTARHDVLNPASGRVMEKCGLTYEGTLRKISKNQAGQLVDCKYYSILKEEYDEKQF, via the coding sequence ATGTTAAATCATACAGGAACAAAAGTGATTGAAACACCAAGGTTAATCTTAAGACCATTCAAGATCAGCGATGCGTCTATGATGTATCAAAACTGGGCATCAGACGATGAAGTCACAAAATATTTAACGTGGCCAACGCATAGCGATATTTTCGTAACGAAGACCATTTTACAGATGTGGGTAGAGGGGTATAAAAATAAGGACTACTATCAATGGGCAATCGAGTTAAAGAAAACAGGTGAAGTGATTGGAAGTTTGAGTTTATTCAATATTAATAATCATGATGAAAATGCTGAAGTGGGATATTGTATTAGTCGTGATTATTGGAATCAGGGGATTGTAACTGAAGCTTTTAATGGCTTAATTAAACTAGCGTTTGAAGAGATTGGCTTTGCTCGTCTAACTGCGCGTCATGATGTGTTAAATCCGGCTTCTGGACGCGTGATGGAAAAATGCGGTCTTACCTATGAAGGAACACTTCGTAAAATTTCAAAAAATCAAGCAGGACAACTCGTCGACTGTAAATATTATTCGATTTTAAAAGAGGAATATGATGAGAAGCAGTTTTAA